The Leishmania mexicana MHOM/GT/2001/U1103 complete genome, chromosome 26 genome includes a window with the following:
- a CDS encoding 6-phosphogluconolactonase — translation MSSFSPKVKICEDISHICSAARNIILAAIDARVDKSAPVVLALSGGSSPKRLYEELHEKDLPLLQQHAVQFILGDERLVATDDEQSNFSMATKALLRDVPSSDVIAIEPNAALATSKDEKGGIDGAWAVAQDYEMKLLDRLPCTQVNGTDMSVPVVDIVLLGFGADGHTASIFPDSVAATDEDHVVSVSFPSPTMNPKVWRVTLSKTVIQHAKHVVVLACGKDKNWVVRGVLADAPAGPLPVSRFLRDCRGSVTMLLDAGSGEGLSA, via the coding sequence ATGAGTTCCTTTTCGCCCAAAGTGAAGATTTGCGAGGATATTTCTCACATATGTTCCGCCGCGCGGAACATCATCCTCGCCGCGATCGACGCGCGTGTCGACAAGTCTGCGCCCGTTGTGCTGGCACTGTCTGGAGGCTCCTCCCCGAAGCGGCTGTACGAGGAGCTCCACGAAAAGGatctgcctctgctgcagcagcacgcggtGCAGTTCATTCTGGGCGATGAGCGCCTCGTCGCGACAGACGACGAGCAGAGCAACTTTTCTATGGCGACGAAAGCACTGCTGCGTGATGTGCCAAGCAGCGATGTCATCGCCATCGAGCCGAACGCCGCGCTGGCCACGTCGAAGGACGAGAAGGGTGGTATTGACGGCGCCTGGGCTGTTGCACAGGATTATGAGATGAAGCTCCTGGATCGCCTACCCTGCACGCAAGTAAACGGTACAGATATGTCGGTTCCCGTCGTGGATATTGTGCTTCTCGGATTCGGCGCCGATGGCCATACGGCCTCCATCTTTCCGGACTCTGTGGCAGCTACGGATGAGGACCACGTCGTCTCGGTCAGCTTTCCCAGCCCGACCATGAATCCCAAGGTCTGGCGTGTCACGCTCTCCAAGACGGTGATTCAGCACGCAAAGCACGTTGTCGTGCTCGCCTGCGGCAAGGACAAAAACTGGGTCGTGCGCGGTGTGCTTGCCGATGCGCCGGCGGGTCCTCTGCCGGTATCACGGTTTCTGCGAGACTGCCGCGGGTCGGTTACGATGCTTCTCGATGCCGGCTCTGGTGAGGGCCTCTCTGCATAG